A genome region from Arachis duranensis cultivar V14167 chromosome 8, aradu.V14167.gnm2.J7QH, whole genome shotgun sequence includes the following:
- the LOC107460354 gene encoding low-temperature-induced 65 kDa protein-like has translation MSKHEENISSDTPSNQSSYTEKISSATLAIADKAVSAKNTVASKLGYGDKGESHEETRGENAAAATSTTEYGKRIAQSLTDKLAPVYGKVAGVGSAVKSKVPGTSTGSENDKGWSVKDYFAERLRPQDEDRALSKVISETLHHKRNQEEENVVHGEAENHVKRVVSDAVHMRGEEEGEEEHERRKKISMGKVRESEEVKRRLGSGNEETERYEECYVNSPGKSVVDKVKDVVFGSWFTKPDEDQPSEGGEQFSKNSGAVAMDQGVNQATDVRGLHESYK, from the exons CATGAAGAAAACATAAGCAGTGATACACCATCGAACCAGAGCAGTTACACCGAGAAAATCTCGTCCGCAACTTTAGCAATAGCCGATAAAGCTGTGTCAGCTAAGAACACCGTAGCTTCGAAACTAGGTTATGGCGACAAAGGTGAGAGCCACGAAGAGACACGAGGAGAGAATGCTGCTGCTGCTACTTCCACAACAGAATATGGGAAGAGAATAGCACAGTCCTTGACAGATAAACTTGCACCGGTTTATGGAAAGGTTGCTGGTGTAGGAAGTGCAGTGAAATCAAAGGTTCCTGGAACCTCAACTGGGAGTGAAAACGACAAAGGATGGTCAGTGAAGGACTATTTTGCAGAGAGGTTGAGGCCTCAAGATGAAGACAGGGCTCTATCTAAGGTTATATCAGAGACTCTGCATCATAAGAGGAACCAAGAGGAGGAAAATGTGGTTCATGGGGAAGCAGAGAACCATGTGAAGAGGGTGGTTTCTGATGCAGTTCACATGAGAGGAGAAGAGGAGGGGGAGGAGGAGCatgagagaaggaagaagatatCAATGGGGAAGGTGAGAGAGtctgaagaagtgaagagaaggTTGGGGAGTGGGAATGAAGAGACAGAGAGGTATGAAGAGTGTTATGTGAATAGTCCTGGGAAGAGTGTGGTTGATAAGGTTAAGGATGTGGTTTTTGGTTCTTGGTTCACGAAACCGGATGAAGATCAACCGTCAGAAG GTGGGGAACAGTTTTCCAAGAACTCTGGTGCTGTTGCCATGGATCAGGGGGTGAACCAGGCTACGGATGTAAGAGGACTCCATGAGTCATATAAGTGA